The following proteins are co-located in the Anomalospiza imberbis isolate Cuckoo-Finch-1a 21T00152 chromosome 1, ASM3175350v1, whole genome shotgun sequence genome:
- the C1H18orf63 gene encoding uncharacterized protein C18orf63 homolog isoform X3, producing the protein MNSTRHQSLFFVSLPELQKLCAATVTLSSQIRETEARTTQIKTCRQLLFLYEEILSAPVMGTLNQISVVMALKAPQTVTPALLQTCLSYTLTARLAPRWNKAGHLLVQGKDFLSHSGRQNAVVIDLNVSERQLCISVEPCSIRLPPPELGDFDISANTVKLFDSNENTVIQQHSILSNWCYVLPSMKMGQIINISHIIPPESPFHSYKDFQMHWKSLYGYILPEDLEETKIYLSIYFKPIGERFFTYPLSCIRSQPVQYFPRTDAESVVSSFLSDIKSNFSQLCGFPVKMTSKALYATKELSRASVHEIKPKHTKLDGEMVCVVSLTQAPPRKPSLPGIPSPCSTENSHWMERLIKEPGANSFPRSSNRAGGVSIEATEKSMSSKQIPGVPQLPTAKSLGTPVNSAFEATLPKVSKIIPIFKGKLMQMNGKITNQRDRKKKENAERHSPIKSVAVSSSMLSVHKSSITQIFKHIQNMPVKTPTDSSVLQVKNMKTHTKHGTPIFQWKTQSSGQMANSDFSENSASGGNPSEVSHKKANSPVFLKNFGPVLQKSNTSPRLNTHESITSSARRGKKFTSQNTAQFLEKQHQSMEVHLQICKLDSEMTNSSLSLQQTKRSNKGSGLNIHESLFKDTVCMAKSEENKAACHSKDCTAETSSRHSKPNFEQMITGNKYLTCETLTSKPTLPVKESNMEASVKKSCARRRQQKEEGYSKLKRAKRSKTST; encoded by the exons ATGAATAGCACCAGACACCAGTCTCTGTTCTTTGTCAGTCTGCCTGAGCTGCAAAAACTGTGTGCTGCTACAGTAACACTGAGTTCTCAAATACGAGAAACTGAGGCAAGGACTACACAGATAAAAACTTGCAG ACAATTATTATTCCTGTATGAAGAGATCCTTTCTGCACCTGTTATGGGGACACTGAATCAAATTTCGGTTGTGATGGCG CTGAAAGCACCGCAAACAGTTACTCCAGCCCTTCTCCAAACCTGTCTCTCCTACACACTTACAGCCAGGCTTGCACCCAGATGGAACAAGGCTGGTCATCTCTTGGTGCAAG GGAAAGACTTTTTGTCTCATTCAGGAAGGCAAAATGCTGTTG tTATAGACCTCAATGTGTCAGAGAGACAGCTTTGCATCAGTGTGGAGCCTTGCTCAATTCGGCTGCCACCCCCTGAG cTGGGagattttgatatttcagcaaACACCGTAAAGCTGTTtgacagcaatgaaaacacagttATTCAGCAACATTCCATACTAAGTAACTGGTGCTATGTTTTGCCAAG CATGAAAATGGGTCAGATCATAAACATCAGCCACATAATTCCTCCAGAATCTCCTTTCCATTCATATAAGGATTTTCAAATGCACTGGAAGAGTCTA TATGGATATATTCTTCCTGAGGATCTTGAAGAGACAAAAATATACTTGAGTATTTACTTCAAACCAATAGGGGAAAGGTTCTTCAC GTATCCTTTAAGTTGCATCCGAAGTCAGCCAGTGCAGTATTTCCCCAGAACAGATGCAGAAAGTGTAGTGAGCTCTTTTCTTTCTGACATAAAGAGCAATTTTTCACAGCTGTGTGGATTTCCAGTAAAGATGACAAGTAAAGCACTTTATGCTACAAAGGAACTCTCCAGGGCTTCGGTGCAT GAAATAAAACCTAAGCATACAAAATTGGACGGTGAGATGGTTTGTGTAGTATCTCTAACGCAGGCTCCTCCAAGAAAACCTAGTTTGCCTGGAATTCCTTCACCGTGCAGTACGGAAAACAGCCACTGGATGGAGCGTTTGATCAAAGAGCCAGGAGCAAACAGTTTTCCCCGTAGCAGTAACCGTGCAGGAGGGGTTAGCATTGAAGCAACAGAGAAATCAATGAGCAGTAAGCAAATACCAGGCGTTCCACAGTTACCAACTGCAAAATCTTTAGGAACACCTGTAAACTCAGCCTTTGAAGCCACGCTCCCAAAAGTCAGCAAAATTATACCAATTTTCAAAGGAAAGTTGATGCAAATGAATGGAAAGATCACAAATCAAAGAGataggaagaaaaaggaaaatgctgaaaGGCATTCACCAATAAAAAGTGTGGCTGTTTCATCTTCTATGCTGTCTGTGCACAAATCCAGCATAACTCAGATTTTCAAACACATTCAAAATATGCCAGTCAAAACTCCTACTGACAGCAGCGTGCTTCAGGTAAAAAACATGAAGACACACACAAAACATGGTACACCCATATTCCAATGGAAAACCCAGTCTAGTGGACAAATGGCTAACTctgatttttctgaaaactCAGCTTCAGGTGGGAATCCAAGTGAAGTCAGTCACAAAAAGGCAAATTCTCCGGTCTTTCTTAAGAATTTTGGGCCAGTGCTGCAGAAATCAAACACCAGTCCACGTCTGAATACGCATGAATCTATTACTTCCAGTGcaagaagggggaaaaagttTACAAGTCAAAATACTGCTCAATTTCTTGAGAAACAACACCAGTCAATGGAAGTGCATTTGCAGATTTGTAAATTAGACAGTGAAATGACAAATTCCAGTTTGTCACTGCAACAAACAAAGAGATCAAATAAAGGATCTGGGTTAAATATTCATGAATCTCTCTTCAAAGATACAGTGTGCATGGCCAAAagtgaagaaaacaaagcagcatgCCACTCTAAGGACTGTACTGCAGAGACAAGCAGTCGTCATTCCAAACCTAACTTTGAACAG ATGATTACAGGGAACAAGTATCTGACCTGTGAAACACTGACCTCAAAACCGACTTTGCCAGTCAAGGAGAGCAACATGGAAGCATCTGTAAAGAAAAGTTGTGCCAGAAGAAGACAG
- the C1H18orf63 gene encoding uncharacterized protein C18orf63 homolog isoform X1 yields the protein MNSTRHQSLFFVSLPELQKLCAATVTLSSQIRETEARTTQIKTCRQLLFLYEEILSAPVMGTLNQISVVMAIPFYESGICQAYVERHGATLKAPQTVTPALLQTCLSYTLTARLAPRWNKAGHLLVQGKDFLSHSGRQNAVVIDLNVSERQLCISVEPCSIRLPPPELGDFDISANTVKLFDSNENTVIQQHSILSNWCYVLPSMKMGQIINISHIIPPESPFHSYKDFQMHWKSLYGYILPEDLEETKIYLSIYFKPIGERFFTYPLSCIRSQPVQYFPRTDAESVVSSFLSDIKSNFSQLCGFPVKMTSKALYATKELSRASVHEIKPKHTKLDGEMVCVVSLTQAPPRKPSLPGIPSPCSTENSHWMERLIKEPGANSFPRSSNRAGGVSIEATEKSMSSKQIPGVPQLPTAKSLGTPVNSAFEATLPKVSKIIPIFKGKLMQMNGKITNQRDRKKKENAERHSPIKSVAVSSSMLSVHKSSITQIFKHIQNMPVKTPTDSSVLQVKNMKTHTKHGTPIFQWKTQSSGQMANSDFSENSASGGNPSEVSHKKANSPVFLKNFGPVLQKSNTSPRLNTHESITSSARRGKKFTSQNTAQFLEKQHQSMEVHLQICKLDSEMTNSSLSLQQTKRSNKGSGLNIHESLFKDTVCMAKSEENKAACHSKDCTAETSSRHSKPNFEQMITGNKYLTCETLTSKPTLPVKESNMEASVKKSCARRRQQKEEGYSKLKRAKRSKTST from the exons ATGAATAGCACCAGACACCAGTCTCTGTTCTTTGTCAGTCTGCCTGAGCTGCAAAAACTGTGTGCTGCTACAGTAACACTGAGTTCTCAAATACGAGAAACTGAGGCAAGGACTACACAGATAAAAACTTGCAG ACAATTATTATTCCTGTATGAAGAGATCCTTTCTGCACCTGTTATGGGGACACTGAATCAAATTTCGGTTGTGATGGCG aTACCATTTTATGAATCAGGAATATGTCAAGCCTATGTAGAGAGACATGGAGCTACT CTGAAAGCACCGCAAACAGTTACTCCAGCCCTTCTCCAAACCTGTCTCTCCTACACACTTACAGCCAGGCTTGCACCCAGATGGAACAAGGCTGGTCATCTCTTGGTGCAAG GGAAAGACTTTTTGTCTCATTCAGGAAGGCAAAATGCTGTTG tTATAGACCTCAATGTGTCAGAGAGACAGCTTTGCATCAGTGTGGAGCCTTGCTCAATTCGGCTGCCACCCCCTGAG cTGGGagattttgatatttcagcaaACACCGTAAAGCTGTTtgacagcaatgaaaacacagttATTCAGCAACATTCCATACTAAGTAACTGGTGCTATGTTTTGCCAAG CATGAAAATGGGTCAGATCATAAACATCAGCCACATAATTCCTCCAGAATCTCCTTTCCATTCATATAAGGATTTTCAAATGCACTGGAAGAGTCTA TATGGATATATTCTTCCTGAGGATCTTGAAGAGACAAAAATATACTTGAGTATTTACTTCAAACCAATAGGGGAAAGGTTCTTCAC GTATCCTTTAAGTTGCATCCGAAGTCAGCCAGTGCAGTATTTCCCCAGAACAGATGCAGAAAGTGTAGTGAGCTCTTTTCTTTCTGACATAAAGAGCAATTTTTCACAGCTGTGTGGATTTCCAGTAAAGATGACAAGTAAAGCACTTTATGCTACAAAGGAACTCTCCAGGGCTTCGGTGCAT GAAATAAAACCTAAGCATACAAAATTGGACGGTGAGATGGTTTGTGTAGTATCTCTAACGCAGGCTCCTCCAAGAAAACCTAGTTTGCCTGGAATTCCTTCACCGTGCAGTACGGAAAACAGCCACTGGATGGAGCGTTTGATCAAAGAGCCAGGAGCAAACAGTTTTCCCCGTAGCAGTAACCGTGCAGGAGGGGTTAGCATTGAAGCAACAGAGAAATCAATGAGCAGTAAGCAAATACCAGGCGTTCCACAGTTACCAACTGCAAAATCTTTAGGAACACCTGTAAACTCAGCCTTTGAAGCCACGCTCCCAAAAGTCAGCAAAATTATACCAATTTTCAAAGGAAAGTTGATGCAAATGAATGGAAAGATCACAAATCAAAGAGataggaagaaaaaggaaaatgctgaaaGGCATTCACCAATAAAAAGTGTGGCTGTTTCATCTTCTATGCTGTCTGTGCACAAATCCAGCATAACTCAGATTTTCAAACACATTCAAAATATGCCAGTCAAAACTCCTACTGACAGCAGCGTGCTTCAGGTAAAAAACATGAAGACACACACAAAACATGGTACACCCATATTCCAATGGAAAACCCAGTCTAGTGGACAAATGGCTAACTctgatttttctgaaaactCAGCTTCAGGTGGGAATCCAAGTGAAGTCAGTCACAAAAAGGCAAATTCTCCGGTCTTTCTTAAGAATTTTGGGCCAGTGCTGCAGAAATCAAACACCAGTCCACGTCTGAATACGCATGAATCTATTACTTCCAGTGcaagaagggggaaaaagttTACAAGTCAAAATACTGCTCAATTTCTTGAGAAACAACACCAGTCAATGGAAGTGCATTTGCAGATTTGTAAATTAGACAGTGAAATGACAAATTCCAGTTTGTCACTGCAACAAACAAAGAGATCAAATAAAGGATCTGGGTTAAATATTCATGAATCTCTCTTCAAAGATACAGTGTGCATGGCCAAAagtgaagaaaacaaagcagcatgCCACTCTAAGGACTGTACTGCAGAGACAAGCAGTCGTCATTCCAAACCTAACTTTGAACAG ATGATTACAGGGAACAAGTATCTGACCTGTGAAACACTGACCTCAAAACCGACTTTGCCAGTCAAGGAGAGCAACATGGAAGCATCTGTAAAGAAAAGTTGTGCCAGAAGAAGACAG
- the C1H18orf63 gene encoding uncharacterized protein C18orf63 homolog isoform X2: MNSTRHQSLFFVSLPELQKLCAATVTLSSQIRETEARTTQIKTCRQLLFLYEEILSAPVMGTLNQISVVMAIPFYESGICQAYVERHGATLKAPQTVTPALLQTCLSYTLTARLAPRWNKAGHLLVQGKDFLSHSGRQNAVVIDLNVSERQLCISVEPCSIRLPPPELGDFDISANTVKLFDSNENTVIQQHSILSNWCYVLPSMKMGQIINISHIIPPESPFHSYKDFQMHWKSLYGYILPEDLEETKIYLSIYFKPIGERFFTYPLSCIRSQPVQYFPRTDAESVVSSFLSDIKSNFSQLCGFPVKMTSKALYATKELSRASVHEIKPKHTKLDGEMVCVVSLTQAPPRKPSLPGIPSPCSTENSHWMERLIKEPGANSFPRSSNRAGGVSIEATEKSMSSKQIPGVPQLPTAKSLGTPVNSAFEATLPKVSKIIPIFKGKLMQMNGKITNQRDRKKKENAERHSPIKSVAVSSSMLSVHKSSITQIFKHIQNMPVKTPTDSSVLQVKNMKTHTKHGTPIFQWKTQSSGQMANSDFSENSASGGNPSEVSHKKANSPVFLKNFGPVLQKSNTSPRLNTHESITSSARRGKKFTSQNTAQFLEKQHQSMEVHLQICKLDSEMTNSSLSLQQTKRSNKGSGLNIHESLFKDTVCMAKSEENKAACHSKDCTAETSSRHSKPNFEQMITGNKYLTCETLTSKPTLPVKESNMEASVKKSCARRRQKEEGYSKLKRAKRSKTST; encoded by the exons ATGAATAGCACCAGACACCAGTCTCTGTTCTTTGTCAGTCTGCCTGAGCTGCAAAAACTGTGTGCTGCTACAGTAACACTGAGTTCTCAAATACGAGAAACTGAGGCAAGGACTACACAGATAAAAACTTGCAG ACAATTATTATTCCTGTATGAAGAGATCCTTTCTGCACCTGTTATGGGGACACTGAATCAAATTTCGGTTGTGATGGCG aTACCATTTTATGAATCAGGAATATGTCAAGCCTATGTAGAGAGACATGGAGCTACT CTGAAAGCACCGCAAACAGTTACTCCAGCCCTTCTCCAAACCTGTCTCTCCTACACACTTACAGCCAGGCTTGCACCCAGATGGAACAAGGCTGGTCATCTCTTGGTGCAAG GGAAAGACTTTTTGTCTCATTCAGGAAGGCAAAATGCTGTTG tTATAGACCTCAATGTGTCAGAGAGACAGCTTTGCATCAGTGTGGAGCCTTGCTCAATTCGGCTGCCACCCCCTGAG cTGGGagattttgatatttcagcaaACACCGTAAAGCTGTTtgacagcaatgaaaacacagttATTCAGCAACATTCCATACTAAGTAACTGGTGCTATGTTTTGCCAAG CATGAAAATGGGTCAGATCATAAACATCAGCCACATAATTCCTCCAGAATCTCCTTTCCATTCATATAAGGATTTTCAAATGCACTGGAAGAGTCTA TATGGATATATTCTTCCTGAGGATCTTGAAGAGACAAAAATATACTTGAGTATTTACTTCAAACCAATAGGGGAAAGGTTCTTCAC GTATCCTTTAAGTTGCATCCGAAGTCAGCCAGTGCAGTATTTCCCCAGAACAGATGCAGAAAGTGTAGTGAGCTCTTTTCTTTCTGACATAAAGAGCAATTTTTCACAGCTGTGTGGATTTCCAGTAAAGATGACAAGTAAAGCACTTTATGCTACAAAGGAACTCTCCAGGGCTTCGGTGCAT GAAATAAAACCTAAGCATACAAAATTGGACGGTGAGATGGTTTGTGTAGTATCTCTAACGCAGGCTCCTCCAAGAAAACCTAGTTTGCCTGGAATTCCTTCACCGTGCAGTACGGAAAACAGCCACTGGATGGAGCGTTTGATCAAAGAGCCAGGAGCAAACAGTTTTCCCCGTAGCAGTAACCGTGCAGGAGGGGTTAGCATTGAAGCAACAGAGAAATCAATGAGCAGTAAGCAAATACCAGGCGTTCCACAGTTACCAACTGCAAAATCTTTAGGAACACCTGTAAACTCAGCCTTTGAAGCCACGCTCCCAAAAGTCAGCAAAATTATACCAATTTTCAAAGGAAAGTTGATGCAAATGAATGGAAAGATCACAAATCAAAGAGataggaagaaaaaggaaaatgctgaaaGGCATTCACCAATAAAAAGTGTGGCTGTTTCATCTTCTATGCTGTCTGTGCACAAATCCAGCATAACTCAGATTTTCAAACACATTCAAAATATGCCAGTCAAAACTCCTACTGACAGCAGCGTGCTTCAGGTAAAAAACATGAAGACACACACAAAACATGGTACACCCATATTCCAATGGAAAACCCAGTCTAGTGGACAAATGGCTAACTctgatttttctgaaaactCAGCTTCAGGTGGGAATCCAAGTGAAGTCAGTCACAAAAAGGCAAATTCTCCGGTCTTTCTTAAGAATTTTGGGCCAGTGCTGCAGAAATCAAACACCAGTCCACGTCTGAATACGCATGAATCTATTACTTCCAGTGcaagaagggggaaaaagttTACAAGTCAAAATACTGCTCAATTTCTTGAGAAACAACACCAGTCAATGGAAGTGCATTTGCAGATTTGTAAATTAGACAGTGAAATGACAAATTCCAGTTTGTCACTGCAACAAACAAAGAGATCAAATAAAGGATCTGGGTTAAATATTCATGAATCTCTCTTCAAAGATACAGTGTGCATGGCCAAAagtgaagaaaacaaagcagcatgCCACTCTAAGGACTGTACTGCAGAGACAAGCAGTCGTCATTCCAAACCTAACTTTGAACAG ATGATTACAGGGAACAAGTATCTGACCTGTGAAACACTGACCTCAAAACCGACTTTGCCAGTCAAGGAGAGCAACATGGAAGCATCTGTAAAGAAAAGTTGTGCCAGAAGAAGACAG
- the C1H18orf63 gene encoding uncharacterized protein C18orf63 homolog isoform X4 — MNSTRHQSLFFVSLPELQKLCAATVTLSSQIRETEARTTQIKTCRQLLFLYEEILSAPVMGTLNQISVVMAIPFYESGICQAYVERHGATLKAPQTVTPALLQTCLSYTLTARLAPRWNKAGHLLVQGKDFLSHSGRQNAVVIDLNVSERQLCISVEPCSIRLPPPELGDFDISANTVKLFDSNENTVIQQHSILSNWCYVLPSMKMGQIINISHIIPPESPFHSYKDFQMHWKSLEIKPKHTKLDGEMVCVVSLTQAPPRKPSLPGIPSPCSTENSHWMERLIKEPGANSFPRSSNRAGGVSIEATEKSMSSKQIPGVPQLPTAKSLGTPVNSAFEATLPKVSKIIPIFKGKLMQMNGKITNQRDRKKKENAERHSPIKSVAVSSSMLSVHKSSITQIFKHIQNMPVKTPTDSSVLQVKNMKTHTKHGTPIFQWKTQSSGQMANSDFSENSASGGNPSEVSHKKANSPVFLKNFGPVLQKSNTSPRLNTHESITSSARRGKKFTSQNTAQFLEKQHQSMEVHLQICKLDSEMTNSSLSLQQTKRSNKGSGLNIHESLFKDTVCMAKSEENKAACHSKDCTAETSSRHSKPNFEQMITGNKYLTCETLTSKPTLPVKESNMEASVKKSCARRRQQKEEGYSKLKRAKRSKTST, encoded by the exons ATGAATAGCACCAGACACCAGTCTCTGTTCTTTGTCAGTCTGCCTGAGCTGCAAAAACTGTGTGCTGCTACAGTAACACTGAGTTCTCAAATACGAGAAACTGAGGCAAGGACTACACAGATAAAAACTTGCAG ACAATTATTATTCCTGTATGAAGAGATCCTTTCTGCACCTGTTATGGGGACACTGAATCAAATTTCGGTTGTGATGGCG aTACCATTTTATGAATCAGGAATATGTCAAGCCTATGTAGAGAGACATGGAGCTACT CTGAAAGCACCGCAAACAGTTACTCCAGCCCTTCTCCAAACCTGTCTCTCCTACACACTTACAGCCAGGCTTGCACCCAGATGGAACAAGGCTGGTCATCTCTTGGTGCAAG GGAAAGACTTTTTGTCTCATTCAGGAAGGCAAAATGCTGTTG tTATAGACCTCAATGTGTCAGAGAGACAGCTTTGCATCAGTGTGGAGCCTTGCTCAATTCGGCTGCCACCCCCTGAG cTGGGagattttgatatttcagcaaACACCGTAAAGCTGTTtgacagcaatgaaaacacagttATTCAGCAACATTCCATACTAAGTAACTGGTGCTATGTTTTGCCAAG CATGAAAATGGGTCAGATCATAAACATCAGCCACATAATTCCTCCAGAATCTCCTTTCCATTCATATAAGGATTTTCAAATGCACTGGAAGAGTCTA GAAATAAAACCTAAGCATACAAAATTGGACGGTGAGATGGTTTGTGTAGTATCTCTAACGCAGGCTCCTCCAAGAAAACCTAGTTTGCCTGGAATTCCTTCACCGTGCAGTACGGAAAACAGCCACTGGATGGAGCGTTTGATCAAAGAGCCAGGAGCAAACAGTTTTCCCCGTAGCAGTAACCGTGCAGGAGGGGTTAGCATTGAAGCAACAGAGAAATCAATGAGCAGTAAGCAAATACCAGGCGTTCCACAGTTACCAACTGCAAAATCTTTAGGAACACCTGTAAACTCAGCCTTTGAAGCCACGCTCCCAAAAGTCAGCAAAATTATACCAATTTTCAAAGGAAAGTTGATGCAAATGAATGGAAAGATCACAAATCAAAGAGataggaagaaaaaggaaaatgctgaaaGGCATTCACCAATAAAAAGTGTGGCTGTTTCATCTTCTATGCTGTCTGTGCACAAATCCAGCATAACTCAGATTTTCAAACACATTCAAAATATGCCAGTCAAAACTCCTACTGACAGCAGCGTGCTTCAGGTAAAAAACATGAAGACACACACAAAACATGGTACACCCATATTCCAATGGAAAACCCAGTCTAGTGGACAAATGGCTAACTctgatttttctgaaaactCAGCTTCAGGTGGGAATCCAAGTGAAGTCAGTCACAAAAAGGCAAATTCTCCGGTCTTTCTTAAGAATTTTGGGCCAGTGCTGCAGAAATCAAACACCAGTCCACGTCTGAATACGCATGAATCTATTACTTCCAGTGcaagaagggggaaaaagttTACAAGTCAAAATACTGCTCAATTTCTTGAGAAACAACACCAGTCAATGGAAGTGCATTTGCAGATTTGTAAATTAGACAGTGAAATGACAAATTCCAGTTTGTCACTGCAACAAACAAAGAGATCAAATAAAGGATCTGGGTTAAATATTCATGAATCTCTCTTCAAAGATACAGTGTGCATGGCCAAAagtgaagaaaacaaagcagcatgCCACTCTAAGGACTGTACTGCAGAGACAAGCAGTCGTCATTCCAAACCTAACTTTGAACAG ATGATTACAGGGAACAAGTATCTGACCTGTGAAACACTGACCTCAAAACCGACTTTGCCAGTCAAGGAGAGCAACATGGAAGCATCTGTAAAGAAAAGTTGTGCCAGAAGAAGACAG
- the C1H18orf63 gene encoding uncharacterized protein C18orf63 homolog isoform X5, with amino-acid sequence MNSTRHQSLFFVSLPELQKLCAATVTLSSQIRETEARTTQIKTCRQLLFLYEEILSAPVMGTLNQISVVMAIPFYESGICQAYVERHGATLKAPQTVTPALLQTCLSYTLTARLAPRWNKAGHLLVQGKDFLSHSGRQNAVVIDLNVSERQLCISVEPCSIRLPPPELGDFDISANTVKLFDSNENTVIQQHSILSNWCYVLPSMKMGQIINISHIIPPESPFHSYKDFQMHWKSLEIKPKHTKLDGEMVCVVSLTQAPPRKPSLPGIPSPCSTENSHWMERLIKEPGANSFPRSSNRAGGVSIEATEKSMSSKQIPGVPQLPTAKSLGTPVNSAFEATLPKVSKIIPIFKGKLMQMNGKITNQRDRKKKENAERHSPIKSVAVSSSMLSVHKSSITQIFKHIQNMPVKTPTDSSVLQVKNMKTHTKHGTPIFQWKTQSSGQMANSDFSENSASGGNPSEVSHKKANSPVFLKNFGPVLQKSNTSPRLNTHESITSSARRGKKFTSQNTAQFLEKQHQSMEVHLQICKLDSEMTNSSLSLQQTKRSNKGSGLNIHESLFKDTVCMAKSEENKAACHSKDCTAETSSRHSKPNFEQMITGNKYLTCETLTSKPTLPVKESNMEASVKKSCARRRQKEEGYSKLKRAKRSKTST; translated from the exons ATGAATAGCACCAGACACCAGTCTCTGTTCTTTGTCAGTCTGCCTGAGCTGCAAAAACTGTGTGCTGCTACAGTAACACTGAGTTCTCAAATACGAGAAACTGAGGCAAGGACTACACAGATAAAAACTTGCAG ACAATTATTATTCCTGTATGAAGAGATCCTTTCTGCACCTGTTATGGGGACACTGAATCAAATTTCGGTTGTGATGGCG aTACCATTTTATGAATCAGGAATATGTCAAGCCTATGTAGAGAGACATGGAGCTACT CTGAAAGCACCGCAAACAGTTACTCCAGCCCTTCTCCAAACCTGTCTCTCCTACACACTTACAGCCAGGCTTGCACCCAGATGGAACAAGGCTGGTCATCTCTTGGTGCAAG GGAAAGACTTTTTGTCTCATTCAGGAAGGCAAAATGCTGTTG tTATAGACCTCAATGTGTCAGAGAGACAGCTTTGCATCAGTGTGGAGCCTTGCTCAATTCGGCTGCCACCCCCTGAG cTGGGagattttgatatttcagcaaACACCGTAAAGCTGTTtgacagcaatgaaaacacagttATTCAGCAACATTCCATACTAAGTAACTGGTGCTATGTTTTGCCAAG CATGAAAATGGGTCAGATCATAAACATCAGCCACATAATTCCTCCAGAATCTCCTTTCCATTCATATAAGGATTTTCAAATGCACTGGAAGAGTCTA GAAATAAAACCTAAGCATACAAAATTGGACGGTGAGATGGTTTGTGTAGTATCTCTAACGCAGGCTCCTCCAAGAAAACCTAGTTTGCCTGGAATTCCTTCACCGTGCAGTACGGAAAACAGCCACTGGATGGAGCGTTTGATCAAAGAGCCAGGAGCAAACAGTTTTCCCCGTAGCAGTAACCGTGCAGGAGGGGTTAGCATTGAAGCAACAGAGAAATCAATGAGCAGTAAGCAAATACCAGGCGTTCCACAGTTACCAACTGCAAAATCTTTAGGAACACCTGTAAACTCAGCCTTTGAAGCCACGCTCCCAAAAGTCAGCAAAATTATACCAATTTTCAAAGGAAAGTTGATGCAAATGAATGGAAAGATCACAAATCAAAGAGataggaagaaaaaggaaaatgctgaaaGGCATTCACCAATAAAAAGTGTGGCTGTTTCATCTTCTATGCTGTCTGTGCACAAATCCAGCATAACTCAGATTTTCAAACACATTCAAAATATGCCAGTCAAAACTCCTACTGACAGCAGCGTGCTTCAGGTAAAAAACATGAAGACACACACAAAACATGGTACACCCATATTCCAATGGAAAACCCAGTCTAGTGGACAAATGGCTAACTctgatttttctgaaaactCAGCTTCAGGTGGGAATCCAAGTGAAGTCAGTCACAAAAAGGCAAATTCTCCGGTCTTTCTTAAGAATTTTGGGCCAGTGCTGCAGAAATCAAACACCAGTCCACGTCTGAATACGCATGAATCTATTACTTCCAGTGcaagaagggggaaaaagttTACAAGTCAAAATACTGCTCAATTTCTTGAGAAACAACACCAGTCAATGGAAGTGCATTTGCAGATTTGTAAATTAGACAGTGAAATGACAAATTCCAGTTTGTCACTGCAACAAACAAAGAGATCAAATAAAGGATCTGGGTTAAATATTCATGAATCTCTCTTCAAAGATACAGTGTGCATGGCCAAAagtgaagaaaacaaagcagcatgCCACTCTAAGGACTGTACTGCAGAGACAAGCAGTCGTCATTCCAAACCTAACTTTGAACAG ATGATTACAGGGAACAAGTATCTGACCTGTGAAACACTGACCTCAAAACCGACTTTGCCAGTCAAGGAGAGCAACATGGAAGCATCTGTAAAGAAAAGTTGTGCCAGAAGAAGACAG